One stretch of Streptomyces peucetius DNA includes these proteins:
- a CDS encoding putative T7SS-secreted protein, which yields MGIGDFVSDITPDSVEKVVEDGVEWAGNRVEDAGNWTADRLDYVGWESGADWVREQSRSVANRMGAEVDEMDLGQTEDKTKLIYGSPDKIRSTAKKLRGFQTAFDNAGEGLKGLNSSELKGEAADALRTAVSTQPPKWFSGADACEKAAGAMEAFAGTVTWAQGRAQTAIDKWKEGTKASQDAADAHRKKVDDYNKAVDHYNAQPADQRNPSTLPPCPAPTFDDPGKKLMQEAQDILAEARKQRNTAAETARTAVRAARDKAPEKPSYAEQLGDGLQELQIMGDHVGGGIVKGTAGLLNFVRGINPLDPYNLTHPAEYATNLNSLAAGLVVAANDPIGTGKQMVSDFMKDPYEGLGRLIPDAALTAATGGGGAAVKAVRIAENAADVANARKLVDDTPDGTHNTPDGDRKAGGDPVDLATGRMFLPQTDVELPGILPLVFTRRTESGCAVGRFLGPAWTSTVDERLEIDAVGVLHVTAEGLLVAYPHPVPDAPTRPETGRARTELARDADGNYTVTDPDSGLTFHFTAPSGSEPGGDGRAWLSGITERGGHSITVDRTDDGVPTALVHSAGHHMKLSVADGLVTALSLAGAGEGGADLLLMSYGYEDGNLTTVTKPSGATTTFVYDDRRRVTAWIDSNNSRYDYVYDDRDRVVAEGGEAGHVQITLAYTEPDPETGHRTTTLTTADGHVTRHLFGAHCRLLALTDPLGHTTRFTYDPRGNLLTRTDPLGLTTSFTYDEDGRLVSAVRPDGSELRTVRGAFGLPVEVVGPDGTRVLHEYDERGNRTAVTDQAGSTTRHTYDHAGRLTSVTDALGATTRVMCDAAGLPVEVTGPSGGVTRTERDALGRPVRTTDPVGGVTCFEWDADGQLARRTGPDGATEAWTYDGEGNCLTHTDASGGVTRFEYTHFDLPLARTGPDGVRHEFEHDADLRLTRVTNPQGLTWDYEYDAAGNIVSESDFDGRTLTYRVDAAGRLAARTDALGGTIAFERDPLGQVIRKDVDGRVTTYAYDRAGRLLEATGPDSELRYQYDRRGKVKTELVDGRATVYAYDALGRRKRRTTPTGHVTSYAYDAGGRPERLTTGGHRVDFTHDAAGRELARVLGDAITMTSAWDDAGRLAEQHITAGSRAVNSRAYSYRADGHLASVTDRLSGTRTFDLDRTGRVTAVHAQGWTERYAYDAAGNQTSASWPPRHPGNEATGERAYTGTTITRAGAVRFEHDALGRITLRQKTRLSRKPDTWRYEWDTENRLTSVTTPDGTRWKYRYDPLGRRTAKLRLASDGEGVVEEIRFTWDGLTLCEQTSHRPDQPNTVALTWDHRDVVPLTQTERILDAGSRQEEIDRRFFAIATDLIGTPTELIDESGDIAWRSRSTLWGTTAWARDSSAYTPLRFPGQYYDPETGLHYNYFRHYDPETGRYTSPDPLGLAPAPNPVAYVGNPYSGCDPLGLMPKYTKEERAQKRINKIVDDIVEKAQDGGFKKRHDYHGDTRHAFSDERVVEILKNPDAVYHSTGTAGTFTFRQGDDIVVIDGPGSTQGQAITAYGSSGIKGESGATALGGKPTDPGAPVTHEDIVNGRIPAKDGRFQPPAVQIR from the coding sequence GTGGGCATCGGTGACTTCGTCAGTGACATCACGCCCGACTCGGTGGAGAAAGTCGTCGAGGACGGCGTCGAGTGGGCCGGCAACCGGGTCGAGGACGCCGGGAACTGGACCGCCGACCGGCTGGACTACGTCGGCTGGGAGTCCGGTGCCGACTGGGTGCGCGAGCAGTCCCGTTCGGTCGCCAACCGGATGGGCGCCGAGGTCGACGAGATGGACCTCGGGCAGACCGAGGACAAGACCAAACTGATCTACGGCAGCCCTGACAAGATCCGCTCCACGGCCAAGAAGCTCCGCGGCTTCCAGACGGCGTTCGACAACGCCGGCGAAGGTCTCAAGGGCCTCAACTCCTCCGAGCTCAAGGGCGAGGCGGCCGACGCGCTGCGGACCGCGGTGAGCACCCAGCCGCCCAAGTGGTTCAGCGGTGCCGACGCCTGCGAGAAGGCGGCGGGCGCGATGGAGGCGTTCGCCGGCACGGTCACCTGGGCACAGGGCCGGGCCCAGACGGCGATCGACAAGTGGAAGGAAGGCACGAAAGCCTCCCAGGACGCCGCCGACGCCCACCGCAAGAAGGTCGACGACTACAACAAGGCGGTCGACCACTACAACGCCCAGCCCGCCGACCAGCGCAACCCGTCCACGCTCCCGCCCTGCCCCGCCCCGACGTTCGACGACCCCGGCAAGAAGCTGATGCAAGAGGCGCAGGACATCCTCGCCGAAGCCCGCAAGCAGCGGAACACAGCCGCCGAGACGGCACGCACCGCGGTCCGCGCCGCCCGCGACAAGGCTCCCGAGAAGCCTTCGTACGCCGAGCAGTTGGGCGACGGGCTCCAGGAGCTGCAGATCATGGGCGACCACGTCGGCGGCGGCATCGTCAAGGGCACCGCGGGACTGCTGAACTTCGTCCGCGGGATCAACCCCCTGGACCCGTACAACCTCACGCACCCGGCCGAATACGCGACCAACCTCAACAGCCTGGCCGCAGGGCTGGTGGTCGCCGCCAACGACCCCATCGGCACGGGCAAGCAGATGGTCAGCGACTTCATGAAGGACCCGTACGAGGGCCTCGGCCGTCTGATCCCCGACGCCGCCCTGACCGCGGCCACCGGCGGTGGCGGCGCCGCCGTCAAGGCCGTACGCATCGCCGAGAACGCCGCCGACGTCGCGAACGCGCGCAAGCTGGTCGACGACACCCCGGACGGCACCCACAACACCCCGGACGGCGACCGCAAGGCGGGCGGCGACCCGGTGGACCTCGCCACGGGCCGGATGTTCCTCCCCCAGACCGACGTCGAACTGCCGGGCATCCTGCCGCTCGTCTTCACCCGCCGCACCGAGTCGGGTTGCGCCGTCGGCCGCTTCCTGGGTCCCGCCTGGACGTCCACCGTCGACGAACGGCTGGAGATCGACGCGGTCGGCGTCCTCCACGTCACCGCCGAGGGGCTCCTGGTCGCGTACCCGCACCCCGTGCCCGACGCGCCCACCCGGCCGGAGACAGGCAGAGCCCGTACCGAGCTGGCCCGCGACGCGGACGGCAACTACACGGTCACCGACCCCGACAGCGGCCTGACCTTCCACTTCACCGCCCCGTCCGGCAGCGAACCGGGTGGTGACGGCCGCGCCTGGCTGTCCGGCATCACCGAACGAGGCGGCCACTCCATCACCGTCGACCGCACCGACGACGGTGTGCCGACGGCCCTGGTCCACTCGGCGGGCCACCACATGAAGCTGTCCGTCGCCGACGGCCTGGTCACCGCCCTGTCCCTGGCCGGCGCCGGCGAGGGCGGTGCGGACCTTCTCCTGATGAGCTACGGCTACGAGGACGGGAACCTCACCACCGTCACCAAGCCGTCCGGGGCCACCACCACCTTCGTCTACGACGACCGCCGCCGGGTCACCGCCTGGATCGACTCCAACAACAGCCGCTACGACTACGTCTACGACGACCGCGACCGCGTCGTCGCCGAGGGCGGCGAGGCCGGCCACGTCCAGATCACCCTCGCCTACACCGAACCGGATCCCGAGACGGGCCACCGCACCACCACGCTCACCACCGCCGACGGTCACGTGACCCGCCATCTGTTCGGCGCCCACTGCCGTCTGCTGGCGCTCACCGATCCGCTGGGCCACACCACCCGGTTCACCTACGACCCGCGCGGCAACCTGCTGACCCGCACCGACCCGCTGGGCCTCACCACATCCTTCACCTACGACGAGGACGGCCGGCTCGTCTCGGCCGTCCGCCCCGACGGCAGCGAGCTGCGCACCGTGCGCGGCGCGTTCGGTCTGCCGGTGGAGGTCGTCGGGCCGGACGGGACCCGTGTGCTCCACGAGTACGACGAACGCGGCAACCGCACGGCCGTCACCGATCAGGCCGGTTCCACCACCCGCCACACCTACGACCACGCCGGCCGGCTCACCTCCGTCACCGACGCCCTTGGCGCCACGACCCGGGTGATGTGCGACGCGGCGGGGCTGCCTGTGGAGGTGACCGGCCCGTCCGGCGGCGTCACCCGCACGGAACGCGACGCCCTCGGCCGCCCGGTCCGGACGACCGACCCGGTGGGAGGGGTCACGTGCTTCGAGTGGGACGCCGACGGGCAGCTCGCCCGCCGCACCGGCCCCGACGGCGCGACGGAAGCATGGACCTACGACGGCGAGGGCAACTGCCTCACCCACACCGACGCATCCGGCGGCGTCACCCGCTTCGAGTACACCCACTTCGACCTGCCACTCGCGCGCACCGGGCCCGACGGCGTCCGCCACGAGTTCGAGCACGACGCCGACCTGCGCCTCACCCGTGTCACCAACCCGCAGGGGCTGACCTGGGACTACGAGTACGACGCCGCCGGCAACATCGTCTCCGAGAGCGACTTCGACGGCCGCACCCTCACCTACCGGGTGGACGCCGCGGGCCGGCTCGCCGCGCGCACCGACGCGCTCGGCGGCACCATCGCGTTCGAGCGCGACCCGCTCGGCCAGGTGATCCGCAAGGACGTCGACGGACGGGTGACGACCTACGCCTACGACCGGGCCGGACGCCTGCTGGAGGCAACCGGGCCGGACAGCGAACTCCGGTACCAGTACGACCGCCGGGGCAAGGTCAAGACCGAACTGGTCGACGGCCGTGCCACCGTCTACGCCTACGACGCCCTGGGCCGCCGCAAGCGCCGCACCACACCCACCGGCCATGTCACCTCCTACGCCTACGACGCCGGCGGCCGGCCCGAGCGCCTGACCACCGGCGGTCACCGCGTCGACTTCACCCACGACGCCGCCGGACGGGAACTCGCCCGCGTCCTCGGCGACGCGATCACCATGACCTCCGCCTGGGACGACGCCGGACGGCTGGCCGAGCAGCACATCACCGCCGGGTCGCGCGCCGTCAACAGCCGCGCCTACTCCTACCGCGCCGACGGTCACCTGGCCTCCGTGACGGACCGGCTGTCGGGCACCCGCACCTTCGATCTCGACCGGACGGGCAGGGTCACCGCCGTCCACGCCCAGGGCTGGACGGAGCGGTACGCCTACGACGCCGCCGGCAACCAGACGTCGGCATCCTGGCCGCCCCGGCACCCGGGCAACGAGGCCACCGGAGAACGCGCCTACACCGGCACCACGATCACCCGCGCCGGAGCGGTGCGCTTCGAACACGACGCCCTGGGCCGGATCACCCTGCGGCAGAAGACCCGTCTCTCCCGCAAGCCCGACACCTGGCGCTACGAGTGGGACACCGAGAACCGCCTCACCTCCGTGACCACCCCCGACGGAACGCGGTGGAAGTACCGCTACGACCCCCTGGGCCGCCGCACCGCGAAACTGCGCCTGGCCTCCGACGGCGAGGGCGTGGTCGAGGAGATCCGGTTCACCTGGGACGGCCTCACCCTCTGCGAGCAGACCAGCCACCGGCCCGATCAGCCGAACACGGTCGCCCTCACCTGGGACCACCGCGACGTCGTCCCCCTCACCCAGACCGAGCGCATCCTCGACGCCGGCAGCCGCCAGGAGGAGATCGACCGCCGGTTCTTCGCCATCGCCACGGACCTCATCGGCACGCCCACCGAACTGATCGACGAATCCGGCGACATCGCCTGGCGGTCCCGTTCCACCCTGTGGGGCACCACCGCCTGGGCCCGCGACAGCAGCGCGTACACGCCGCTGCGCTTCCCCGGCCAGTACTACGACCCCGAGACGGGCCTCCACTACAACTACTTCCGCCACTACGACCCCGAAACCGGCCGCTACACCTCCCCGGACCCCCTCGGCCTCGCTCCCGCGCCGAACCCGGTCGCGTACGTCGGCAACCCGTACAGCGGGTGCGACCCGCTGGGGCTGATGCCCAAGTACACGAAGGAGGAGCGGGCCCAGAAGCGGATCAACAAGATCGTGGACGACATCGTCGAGAAAGCACAGGACGGCGGGTTCAAGAAGCGCCACGACTACCACGGGGACACCCGGCACGCCTTCAGCGACGAACGGGTCGTCGAAATCCTCAAGAACCCGGACGCCGTGTACCACTCGACAGGCACGGCCGGGACGTTCACCTTCAGACAGGGTGACGACATCGTGGTGATCGACGGCCCCGGCAGCACCCAGGGCCAGGCCATCACGGCGTACGGATCGTCGGGCATCAAGGGAGAGTCCGGGGCCACGGCGCTCGGCGGTAAACCCACGGACCCCGGCGCTCCGGTGACGCACGAGGACATCGTGAACGGCAGGATTCCCGCCAAGGACGGCCGCTTCCAGCCTCCGGCAGTACAGATCAGATGA
- a CDS encoding CGNR zinc finger domain-containing protein has protein sequence MNDRPPAPGGLALVEALVNTLDVETGADSLDTPASRERFGLAPAEIPAARDLREALRAACLAHAGHGTATALDTLLTDAPLRVAVAPDGSAAVRAAGPPTLLSRVAEAIATATADGTWTRLKACEAEDCHWAYYDRSPAGRSRWCSMSVCGARTKMRTYRARRTP, from the coding sequence ATGAATGACAGGCCGCCCGCACCAGGGGGGCTCGCGCTCGTCGAAGCACTGGTGAACACGCTGGACGTCGAGACCGGCGCGGACTCCCTCGACACGCCCGCGTCCCGCGAGCGCTTCGGCCTGGCCCCCGCCGAGATCCCCGCCGCCCGCGACCTCCGCGAGGCGCTGCGCGCCGCCTGCCTCGCCCACGCCGGCCACGGCACGGCGACCGCCCTCGACACGCTCCTGACCGACGCCCCGCTGCGCGTGGCGGTCGCCCCCGACGGCTCGGCCGCGGTCCGCGCCGCCGGCCCGCCGACGCTCCTCTCCCGCGTCGCGGAAGCCATCGCCACGGCGACCGCGGACGGCACATGGACACGCCTCAAGGCGTGCGAGGCGGAGGACTGCCACTGGGCGTACTACGACCGCAGCCCCGCCGGGCGCAGCCGCTGGTGCTCCATGTCCGTCTGCGGCGCCCGCACCAAAATGCGCACCTACCGCGCCCGCCGCACCCCCTGA
- a CDS encoding discoidin domain-containing protein yields the protein MTSRRTKDGHETRRSPHVPAHPRHRRICDHRSCWTGRRRAGSDYDLQVSDAGVRWRTVAKRRGRTTAGVHTVELLQAVTARHVRMRGLKRQNGYSLYRFEVRA from the coding sequence ATGACGTCCCGGAGGACCAAGGATGGACACGAGACCCGACGTTCCCCGCATGTCCCGGCGCACCCTCGTCACCGCCGTATCTGTGACCACCGTTCGTGCTGGACTGGGCGACGGCGGGCCGGTAGCGACTACGACCTCCAGGTCTCCGACGCCGGCGTGCGGTGGCGTACCGTCGCGAAACGGCGCGGCCGGACCACGGCAGGAGTCCACACCGTGGAACTCCTGCAGGCGGTGACGGCGCGCCACGTCCGCATGCGGGGCCTCAAGCGGCAGAACGGCTACTCCCTTTACCGCTTCGAGGTACGAGCCTGA
- a CDS encoding ALF repeat-containing protein has product MKLSRIASAVAAAAIAPTVLLASPAFATSGDGAPASNPPAPTTPDQAPADDDAQAEEDRAEILRIIGAAKPGSAVAERGSAAIDAGPAAMREFLETGQHTARDQDNRVLIVQIISVGGVSLVEAGREALNGTPEDRVEFLETGQHTARDVDNRVRIAQIHSLGGPGVQEAAEAALRGTPEDRVRFLETGQHIARDEDNSVLVARILEAGGPAVRKAADAALDGTPQDRAEFLETGQHIARDEDNQVLISHIISKGGPHVREAGKAALKGTPEDRVEFLETGQHEARALDEKAAEEDDDSGTGDAGDDNDADTKPADDTGRTGTSGPVATTTTATGNQNVTTTGGSRTLAATGTDVTLAAGGAGAAVAAGAGLLFALRRRRTGAEG; this is encoded by the coding sequence TTGAAACTGTCCCGGATCGCCTCGGCGGTCGCCGCCGCCGCCATTGCGCCGACCGTACTGCTCGCGTCACCGGCCTTCGCGACTTCCGGGGACGGCGCTCCGGCGTCCAACCCGCCGGCTCCGACCACGCCCGACCAGGCTCCCGCGGACGACGACGCACAGGCCGAGGAGGACCGCGCCGAGATCCTGCGGATCATCGGCGCCGCCAAGCCCGGCTCTGCTGTCGCCGAGCGGGGCAGCGCCGCCATCGATGCAGGGCCGGCCGCGATGCGCGAGTTCCTGGAGACGGGGCAGCACACAGCCCGCGATCAGGACAACCGCGTCCTGATCGTGCAGATCATCAGCGTCGGCGGCGTCTCGTTGGTGGAGGCCGGGCGGGAGGCACTGAACGGCACACCGGAGGACCGCGTCGAGTTCCTGGAGACCGGACAGCACACCGCCCGCGACGTCGACAACAGGGTCCGCATCGCCCAGATCCACAGCCTCGGCGGCCCGGGCGTGCAAGAGGCGGCCGAGGCCGCCCTGCGGGGCACGCCCGAGGACCGCGTCAGGTTCCTGGAGACCGGGCAGCACATCGCCCGCGACGAGGACAACTCGGTGCTCGTCGCGCGGATCCTCGAGGCCGGCGGCCCCGCCGTTCGGAAGGCGGCCGACGCCGCGCTGGACGGCACTCCCCAGGACCGTGCCGAATTCCTCGAGACCGGGCAGCACATCGCCCGCGACGAGGACAACCAGGTGCTCATCTCGCACATCATCAGCAAGGGCGGGCCTCACGTGAGGGAAGCCGGAAAGGCCGCGCTGAAGGGCACGCCCGAGGACCGCGTCGAGTTCCTGGAAACCGGACAGCACGAGGCGCGAGCCCTGGACGAGAAGGCCGCGGAAGAGGACGACGACTCCGGCACCGGAGACGCCGGAGACGACAACGACGCCGACACGAAGCCCGCGGACGACACCGGCAGGACCGGGACTTCCGGCCCTGTCGCCACGACGACCACTGCGACCGGCAACCAGAACGTGACGACGACCGGCGGCAGCCGTACCCTCGCCGCCACCGGTACCGATGTCACCCTGGCCGCCGGCGGTGCGGGGGCAGCGGTCGCCGCCGGTGCGGGGCTGCTGTTCGCCCTGCGCAGGCGCCGCACTGGCGCCGAGGGCTGA
- a CDS encoding Uma2 family endonuclease: protein MTIAPDDAQHDARQYQVMREFVSSMDDTLPGKFEITKEGIVHDMMSPARPHELTVLRLRKRLERVLPDDLVAHTGTPDVEYVPEGIMRHPDVMVIAEADMEGEGPFDPRTLFAAIEVVSSSNPDNDWVSKMRDYPLLGIPVYALFDPRTASGAVLSDIHSTPSGPRYATRKEFVYGEDVTIGDWAIATTDLPRYA from the coding sequence ATGACCATCGCCCCGGACGACGCACAGCACGACGCCCGCCAGTACCAGGTCATGCGCGAGTTCGTGTCGTCGATGGACGACACCCTTCCCGGCAAGTTCGAGATCACCAAGGAAGGGATCGTCCACGACATGATGTCGCCCGCCAGACCGCATGAGCTCACCGTGCTGCGGCTGCGCAAGCGCCTCGAAAGGGTCCTGCCGGACGACCTGGTCGCCCACACAGGGACCCCGGATGTCGAGTACGTGCCGGAGGGCATCATGCGGCACCCAGACGTGATGGTGATTGCCGAAGCAGACATGGAGGGCGAGGGTCCGTTCGATCCCCGCACCCTGTTCGCCGCGATCGAAGTCGTTTCAAGCTCGAACCCGGACAACGACTGGGTGAGCAAGATGCGGGACTACCCACTCCTCGGCATCCCCGTCTACGCCCTCTTCGACCCGCGTACCGCCTCCGGGGCCGTGCTCAGCGACATCCACAGCACTCCTTCCGGTCCTCGCTACGCCACCCGCAAGGAGTTCGTGTACGGCGAGGACGTCACCATCGGCGACTGGGCCATCGCCACCACCGACCTCCCCCGATACGCGTAG
- a CDS encoding UDP-glucose dehydrogenase family protein gives MVLKITVIGTGYLGATHAAAMAELGFEVLGLDVVPEKIEMLAAGKVPMYEPGLEELLRLHVAGIEGSSGRLRFTTSYEEAGEFGDIHFMCVNTPQKHGEYACDMSYVDSAFASLAPHLKRPALVVGKSTVPVGSAERLARLLTETAPAGQDVELAWNPEFLREGFAVDDTLHPDRIVVGVESEGAEKLLREVYATPIGEGSPFVVTDFPTAELVKTAANSFLATKISFINAMAEVCEAAGGDVVKLAEAIGHDERIGKKFLRAGVGFGGGCLPKDIRAFMARAGELGADQALTFLREVDSINMRRRGHMVELAREAVGGTSFLGKRVAVLGATFKPDSDDIRDSPALNVAGQIHLQGGQVTVYDPKGMSNARRLFPTLGYADSALEAVRGADVVLHLTEWREFRKLDPAELKEAVAAPIILDGRNALDAGAWREAGWTYRAMGRPRA, from the coding sequence ATGGTCCTCAAGATCACCGTGATCGGCACCGGATACCTCGGCGCCACGCACGCCGCGGCCATGGCGGAGCTGGGCTTCGAAGTCCTGGGACTCGATGTGGTCCCGGAGAAGATCGAGATGCTCGCGGCCGGCAAGGTCCCCATGTACGAGCCCGGTCTGGAAGAGCTGCTGCGGCTGCACGTGGCCGGGATCGAGGGTTCCAGCGGCCGGCTGCGCTTCACCACCTCGTACGAGGAGGCGGGCGAGTTCGGCGACATCCACTTCATGTGTGTGAACACGCCGCAGAAGCACGGTGAGTACGCGTGCGACATGAGCTACGTCGACTCCGCCTTCGCCTCGCTGGCCCCGCACCTGAAGCGCCCGGCGCTCGTCGTCGGCAAGTCGACCGTGCCCGTCGGCTCCGCGGAGCGGCTCGCCCGGCTGCTGACCGAGACGGCCCCGGCCGGGCAGGACGTCGAGCTGGCCTGGAACCCGGAGTTCCTGCGCGAGGGCTTCGCCGTCGACGACACGCTGCACCCCGACCGGATCGTGGTCGGTGTGGAGAGCGAGGGCGCCGAAAAGCTGCTGCGTGAGGTGTACGCGACGCCGATCGGCGAAGGATCGCCGTTCGTGGTGACGGACTTCCCGACGGCGGAACTGGTGAAGACCGCTGCGAACTCCTTCCTCGCGACGAAGATCTCGTTCATCAACGCGATGGCCGAGGTGTGCGAGGCCGCCGGCGGCGACGTGGTGAAGCTGGCGGAAGCCATCGGGCACGACGAGCGGATCGGGAAGAAGTTCCTGCGGGCGGGAGTGGGCTTCGGCGGCGGCTGCCTGCCGAAGGACATCCGCGCGTTCATGGCACGCGCGGGTGAACTGGGCGCGGACCAGGCGCTGACCTTCCTCCGCGAGGTCGACTCGATCAACATGCGCCGCCGCGGGCACATGGTGGAACTGGCGCGGGAGGCGGTGGGCGGCACGTCGTTCCTGGGCAAGCGGGTCGCCGTGCTGGGCGCGACGTTCAAGCCGGACTCGGACGACATCCGGGACTCGCCGGCGCTGAACGTCGCCGGGCAGATCCACCTCCAGGGCGGCCAGGTGACGGTCTACGACCCCAAGGGCATGAGCAACGCGCGACGGCTGTTCCCGACGCTGGGATACGCGGACTCGGCACTGGAGGCGGTGCGGGGTGCGGACGTGGTGCTGCACCTGACGGAGTGGCGCGAGTTCCGCAAGCTGGACCCGGCGGAGCTGAAGGAGGCCGTGGCCGCGCCGATCATCCTGGACGGGCGCAATGCGCTGGACGCGGGGGCGTGGCGTGAGGCGGGCTGGACGTACCGGGCGATGGGGCGCCCGCGGGCGTAG
- a CDS encoding colicin immunity domain-containing protein, translating to MTADGDRHGSQPPAWSHPDDVAPTSAAARQLALLNAFDDGTCSASDFAHGWWQARRTSQTNGERVLGALGALLDQVFMILEDYSIEPGLAEPGDLDDDELRTAVRGAWEEFRRSATDRSR from the coding sequence ATGACGGCCGACGGTGACCGCCACGGGTCTCAGCCGCCGGCCTGGTCCCACCCCGACGATGTCGCCCCGACCAGTGCGGCAGCGCGGCAACTGGCGCTGCTGAACGCGTTCGACGACGGGACCTGCAGCGCCTCCGACTTCGCGCACGGCTGGTGGCAGGCCCGACGCACGTCCCAGACGAACGGCGAAAGAGTTCTGGGGGCGCTCGGCGCTCTCCTCGACCAGGTGTTCATGATTCTCGAGGACTACTCGATCGAGCCCGGCCTCGCAGAACCCGGCGATCTCGACGACGACGAACTCCGAACCGCTGTGCGTGGAGCCTGGGAGGAGTTTCGTCGCTCCGCAACCGACCGAAGCCGGTAG
- a CDS encoding VOC family protein → MSIGKVGAVVLDCPDPVALARFYAELVGGDVELGEDDGDTWVDLKGSDGAALAFQAAPGFVAPGWPSAEKSQQFHLDVTVEDLDAAEAKVLALGATVLDAEDRKRSFRVYADPAGHPFCLCAC, encoded by the coding sequence ATGAGCATCGGCAAAGTCGGAGCCGTCGTCCTGGACTGTCCCGATCCCGTCGCCCTCGCCCGCTTCTACGCCGAGCTCGTCGGCGGGGATGTCGAGCTCGGCGAGGACGACGGCGACACGTGGGTGGACCTCAAGGGGTCCGACGGCGCGGCGCTCGCGTTCCAGGCGGCGCCCGGGTTCGTGGCGCCGGGCTGGCCCTCGGCGGAGAAGTCGCAGCAGTTCCATCTGGACGTGACCGTCGAGGACCTGGACGCCGCGGAGGCCAAGGTGCTGGCGCTCGGCGCCACCGTGCTGGACGCGGAGGACCGAAAGCGGTCGTTCCGGGTCTACGCCGACCCGGCGGGGCACCCGTTCTGTCTCTGCGCCTGCTGA
- a CDS encoding acyl-CoA dehydrogenase, which produces MAGTADFDLYRPAEEHDMLRETVRSLAEAKIAPFAAAVDEEARFPQEALDALVSSDLHAVHVPETYGGAGADALATVLVIEEVARVCASSSLIPAVNKLGSLPVILSGSEELKKKYLGPLAKGDAMFSYCLSEPDAGSDAAGMKTKAVRDGDFYVLNGVKRWITNAGVSEYYTVMAVTDPEKRSKGISAFVVEKGDPGVSFGAPEKKLGIKGSPTREVYLDNVRIPADRMIGAEGTGFATAMKTLDHTRITIAAQALGIAQGALDYAKGYVQERKQFGKPIADFQGVQFMLADMAMKIEAARQLTYAAAAKSERGDADLTFQGAAAKCFASDVAMEVTTDAVQLLGGYGYTRDYPVERMMRDAKITQIYEGTNQVQRIVMARNLP; this is translated from the coding sequence TTGGCGGGAACCGCTGATTTCGACCTGTACCGCCCGGCCGAGGAGCACGACATGCTCCGCGAGACGGTCCGCTCTCTCGCCGAGGCGAAGATCGCGCCGTTCGCCGCCGCGGTGGACGAGGAGGCCCGCTTCCCGCAGGAGGCGCTGGACGCGCTGGTCTCCTCCGACCTGCACGCCGTGCACGTCCCGGAGACGTACGGCGGCGCCGGCGCCGACGCGCTCGCCACGGTCCTCGTGATCGAGGAGGTGGCCCGTGTCTGCGCCTCGTCCTCCCTCATCCCGGCCGTGAACAAGCTCGGCTCGCTCCCGGTGATCCTCTCCGGCTCCGAGGAGCTGAAGAAGAAGTACCTGGGGCCGCTCGCCAAGGGCGACGCGATGTTCTCGTACTGCCTGTCCGAGCCCGACGCGGGCTCCGACGCGGCCGGTATGAAGACGAAGGCCGTCCGCGACGGCGACTTCTACGTCCTCAACGGCGTGAAGCGCTGGATCACCAACGCCGGCGTCTCCGAGTACTACACGGTCATGGCCGTCACCGACCCGGAGAAGCGCTCGAAGGGCATCAGCGCCTTCGTCGTCGAGAAGGGTGACCCGGGTGTCTCCTTCGGCGCCCCGGAGAAGAAGCTCGGCATCAAGGGCTCCCCGACCCGCGAGGTCTACCTCGACAACGTCCGCATCCCCGCCGACCGCATGATCGGCGCGGAGGGCACGGGCTTCGCCACCGCGATGAAGACGCTGGACCACACCCGCATCACCATCGCCGCCCAGGCTCTCGGCATCGCGCAGGGCGCCCTCGACTACGCCAAGGGCTACGTCCAGGAGCGCAAGCAGTTCGGCAAGCCGATCGCCGACTTCCAGGGCGTCCAGTTCATGCTCGCGGACATGGCCATGAAGATCGAGGCCGCCCGCCAGCTCACGTACGCGGCCGCCGCCAAGTCGGAGCGCGGCGATGCCGACCTCACGTTCCAGGGCGCGGCCGCCAAGTGCTTCGCCTCGGACGTCGCGATGGAGGTCACCACGGACGCCGTCCAGCTGCTCGGCGGCTACGGCTACACCCGCGACTACCCCGTGGAGCGCATGATGCGCGACGCGAAGATCACCCAGATCTACGAGGGCACCAACCAGGTCCAGCGGATCGTGATGGCCCGCAACCTCCCGTAG